From Oryza brachyantha chromosome 9, ObraRS2, whole genome shotgun sequence, a single genomic window includes:
- the LOC102707243 gene encoding UDP-glucose 4-epimerase 3 translates to MANGGGGAGNGEARKAGAGASVLVTGGAGYIGTHTVLRLLEKGYAVAVVDNFHNSVPEALDRVRLIAGPALSARLVFIPGDLKSKDDMEKVFAAKRYDAVIHFAGLKAVGESVAHPQMYYENNVAGTMNLYAAMTKYGCNKIVFSSSATVYGQPEKTPCVEDSKLSALNPYGTTKLVLENYFRQVQAADPELRVILLRYFNPIGAHRSGDIGEDPRGIPNNLLPYIQQVAVGRRPELNVYGDDYPTRDGTAIRDYIHVVDLADGHIAALEKLFATPDIGCVAYNLGTGCGTTVLEVVKAFEEASGKKIPIKICPRRPGDCTEVYASTEKAKKELGWSARFGIEDMCRDQWNWARKNPYGYSGDADEKN, encoded by the exons atggcgaacggcggcgggggagcggGGAACGGGGAGGCGAGGAAGGCGGGTGCCGGGGCGAGCGTGCTGGTGACCGGGGGAGCCGGGTACATCGGGACGCACACGGTGCTGCGGCTGCTGGAGAAGGGgtacgccgtcgccgtcgtcgacaaCTTCCACAACTCCGTCCCGGAGGCGCTCGACCGCGTCCGCCTCATCGCCGGCCCCGCCCTCTCCGCCCGCCTCGTCTTCATCCCC gGGGATCTCAAGAGCAAGGACGACATGGAGAAGGTGTTCGCCGCCAAGAG GTACGACGCCGTCATCCACTTCGCCGGGCTGAAGGCGGTGGGGGAGAGCGTGGCGCACCCGCAGATGTACTACGAGAACAACGTCGCCGGCACCATGAACCTCTACGCCGCCATGACCAAGTACGGATGCAACAAG ATTGTGttctcgtcgtcggcgacggtgTACGGCCAGCCGGAGAAGACCCCCTGCGTCGAGGACTCCAAGCTGAGCGCTCTCAACCCATACGGCACCACCAAG CTCGTCCTCGAGAACTACTTCCGGCAGGTGCAGGCCGCCGACCCGGAGCTGAGGGTGATCCTGCTCAGGTACTTCAACCCCATCGGCGCTCACCGGAGCGGCGACATCGGCGAGGACCCCAGGGGCATCCCCAACAACCTGCTGCCGTACATCCAGCaggtcgccgtcggccggcgcCCCGAGCTTAACGTCTACGGCGACGACTACCCCACCAGGGATGGCACCGCG ATCAGGGATTACATACATGTAGTGGACCTTGCTGATGGCCACATTGCTGCACTAGAGAAGCTCTTCGCTACTCCTGACATTG GTTGTGTGGCTTACAATCTAGGCACAGGATGTGGAACAACCGTGCTCGAGGTGGTGAAGGCGTTCGAGGAGGCATCCGGAAAg AAAATTCCTATCAAGATTTGCCCCAGAAGGCCTGGAGATTGCACTGAGGTCTATGCTTCCACTGAGAAGGCCAAGAAAGAGCTCGGATGGAG TGCTCGGTTTGGGATAGAGGACATGTGCAGGGACCAGTGGAATTGGGCCAGGAAAAATCCGTACGGATACAGCGGCGATGCTGATGAGAAGAATTAG